One window of Acidobacteriota bacterium genomic DNA carries:
- a CDS encoding RHS repeat-associated core domain-containing protein, producing MLDQNNHPIGRYFYDGEGRRVKKVTDLETTVFVYDASSKLIAEYSNQTPQNPNTSYVATDTLLSVRLVTDRSGNVVSRRDFKPFGEDLAADQTFRKTTDKYSTATQDKVRQRFTGYQKDIETGLDFAEARMYENRHGRFTAVDPLLASGKSANPQTFNRYTYVLNSPLVNTDPTGLQTNQASGTGESIKFYLYVRSFAPFDSFGGGFKGDGDNRQFSTSLEKSVTSRMTSVAEVTMATRSSGIATPDSAFVTTRAPLVAFLPKGDAQTQRWSAEVKSIGSHSEGAPGTIFEGFSAESEVYLSDGRGTFDAFETEYSGYGSCQVNYTLYGNDDAFPLGIGDWNVASNIDVNAEINFSGGRNSDGSFRVVVNGQITGDAFPAAESFVRDTSGNSVFLGVFSVPPGSTPYNSLPIANNRPMISINNVQINASNNGVFTSVTQGDRTYSIEEWNRRFLNQPTH from the coding sequence GTGCTCGACCAGAACAACCATCCGATCGGGCGCTACTTTTATGACGGCGAGGGGCGCAGGGTCAAGAAGGTCACCGATCTTGAAACGACCGTGTTTGTTTATGACGCGAGCAGTAAACTGATCGCCGAATACTCGAACCAGACGCCGCAGAATCCGAACACGAGCTATGTCGCGACCGACACGCTGCTGAGCGTCAGGCTGGTGACCGACAGGAGCGGCAACGTCGTCTCACGCCGCGACTTCAAGCCGTTCGGCGAGGACCTTGCCGCCGACCAGACGTTCAGGAAAACGACCGACAAATACTCGACCGCAACCCAGGACAAGGTCCGCCAGCGCTTCACCGGATATCAGAAAGACATCGAAACGGGCCTCGACTTCGCCGAAGCCCGAATGTACGAAAACCGCCACGGCCGGTTCACCGCCGTCGATCCGCTCCTTGCGTCAGGCAAGTCCGCGAATCCGCAGACCTTCAACCGCTACACCTACGTCCTGAACAGCCCGTTGGTCAACACCGACCCGACGGGTTTGCAGACAAATCAGGCATCCGGGACGGGGGAATCGATCAAATTCTATCTTTATGTTCGGAGTTTCGCGCCGTTCGACTCATTTGGCGGTGGCTTCAAAGGAGACGGCGACAACAGACAATTCTCAACTAGTTTAGAAAAATCCGTTACTTCCAGGATGACATCGGTTGCAGAAGTAACTATGGCAACCAGATCTTCAGGGATCGCAACTCCCGATTCCGCCTTCGTTACTACTCGCGCACCGCTAGTTGCGTTTTTGCCTAAAGGTGACGCCCAGACTCAGCGGTGGTCGGCGGAGGTCAAATCAATCGGATCACATTCCGAGGGCGCGCCGGGAACAATATTTGAAGGATTCAGCGCTGAATCAGAGGTATACTTAAGCGATGGCAGGGGAACCTTTGACGCATTTGAGACCGAATATTCTGGGTACGGGTCATGCCAAGTCAACTACACGCTTTATGGAAATGACGACGCGTTTCCGCTCGGCATCGGCGATTGGAATGTGGCGTCCAATATCGATGTAAACGCAGAGATCAACTTTAGCGGAGGGCGGAATAGTGACGGAAGCTTCAGGGTTGTGGTCAATGGGCAGATAACGGGGGATGCCTTTCCCGCGGCGGAATCGTTCGTCCGTGACACGAGCGGGAATTCGGTCTTTCTTGGAGTGTTCAGCGTACCGCCGGGAAGTACGCCTTATAACAGTCTTCCTATAGCGAATAATCGTCCCATGATTTCAATCAACAATGTTCAGATCAATGCTAGTAACAACGGCGTATTCACCTCTGTTACGCAGGGAGACCGGACTTACTCGATTGAGGAATGGAATCGTCGGTTTTTGAATCAGCCAACTCATTGA